In Hymenobacter oligotrophus, the following are encoded in one genomic region:
- a CDS encoding sulfite exporter TauE/SafE family protein, whose translation MLHIVGYFAAIFIGLSLGIMGGGGSILTVPVLVYLMGVSPVLSTAYSLFVVGSTSVVGASGYFRKGLVSLKTAVVFLIPSLLAVFAVRKLLMPAIPHELFTLGSLVFTKDLLVLVAFAVLMVVAATSMIRSKQAEEVLDEELHHKHAFNYPLILGIGLVVGTLTGFVGAGGGFLIIPALVLGARLPMKLAVGTSLAIIALNSLIGFTGDLSAGTPIAWTFLLGFLAFALMGIVLGTYLARFIPGAKLKPAFGWFTLAMGTFILLRELVFSH comes from the coding sequence ATGTTGCACATCGTTGGCTACTTCGCGGCAATTTTCATCGGCCTCTCCCTGGGCATCATGGGCGGGGGCGGTTCCATCCTCACCGTGCCGGTGCTGGTGTACCTGATGGGCGTGAGCCCGGTGCTGAGCACGGCCTACTCCCTGTTCGTGGTGGGCTCTACCTCGGTGGTGGGCGCTTCGGGCTATTTCCGTAAAGGACTGGTGTCGCTGAAAACGGCCGTGGTCTTTCTGATTCCCTCGCTGCTGGCGGTATTTGCCGTGCGCAAGCTGCTCATGCCCGCCATCCCCCACGAGCTCTTTACCCTCGGCAGCCTCGTATTTACCAAGGACCTGCTGGTACTGGTGGCCTTTGCGGTGCTGATGGTCGTGGCTGCTACGTCGATGATTCGCAGCAAGCAGGCCGAGGAGGTGCTGGACGAAGAGCTGCACCATAAGCACGCATTCAATTACCCGCTGATTCTAGGCATCGGCCTGGTCGTGGGTACGCTGACGGGCTTTGTGGGCGCCGGCGGCGGCTTTCTCATCATCCCAGCCCTGGTGCTGGGTGCCCGCCTGCCCATGAAGCTGGCCGTGGGTACTTCCCTGGCCATCATCGCCCTGAACTCGCTCATCGGCTTTACCGGCGACCTGAGCGCGGGCACCCCCATTGCCTGGACGTTCCTGCTCGGCTTCCTGGCCTTTGCCTTAATGGGCATCGTGCTCGGTACCTACCTGGCCCGTTTCATTCCGGGGGCTAAGCTCAAGCCGGCCTTCGGTTGGTTTACCCTGGCCATGGGCACATTCATCCTGCTGCGCGAACTGGTTTTCTCGCACTAA
- a CDS encoding ArsR/SmtB family transcription factor, whose amino-acid sequence MTPTPTSADLNLTTEKMEKVAFILKTTAHPTRIAIVQLLANQESLSVTDISEKLNVEQSLLSHHLTGMKLKGILSSHRDGKNIFYSLKMREVVDVIQCLAGCTFL is encoded by the coding sequence ATGACACCGACCCCCACCTCCGCCGATCTGAACCTGACCACCGAGAAGATGGAGAAGGTGGCCTTCATCCTCAAGACCACGGCCCATCCCACCCGCATTGCCATCGTGCAGCTGCTGGCTAACCAGGAGAGCCTGTCGGTGACGGACATTAGCGAGAAGCTGAACGTCGAGCAGAGTCTGCTCTCTCACCATTTGACGGGCATGAAGCTAAAGGGCATCCTGAGCAGCCACCGCGACGGCAAAAACATCTTCTACTCACTGAAGATGCGCGAAGTGGTCGACGTGATTCAGTGCCTGGCCGGCTGCACGTTCCTGTAA
- a CDS encoding YeeE/YedE family protein encodes MLELLRQPWPWYIAGPLIGLTVPALLLIGNKALGISSSLRHVCAACVPAGIPFLTYNWRAELWNLFFVLGIGLGGFIGYQVLGHADTIAISPETVRDLKAQLHLTDFSGLLPKELFALENLSNWKGWVFLVLGGFLVGFGTRYAGGCTSGHAISGLSNLQWVSLVAVIGFFVGGLLMTWVFYPMMF; translated from the coding sequence ATGCTTGAGTTACTTCGCCAACCCTGGCCCTGGTACATCGCCGGCCCGCTCATCGGCCTGACCGTGCCCGCCCTGCTGCTCATCGGCAACAAGGCCCTGGGCATCAGCTCTTCGCTGCGCCACGTGTGCGCCGCCTGCGTGCCCGCTGGCATTCCCTTTCTGACCTATAACTGGCGCGCCGAGCTCTGGAACCTGTTTTTCGTGCTGGGCATCGGCCTGGGCGGCTTTATCGGCTACCAAGTGCTGGGCCACGCCGACACCATTGCCATTTCCCCGGAAACGGTGCGCGACCTGAAAGCCCAGCTGCACTTGACCGACTTCTCGGGGCTGCTCCCCAAGGAGCTGTTTGCCCTCGAGAACCTCTCGAACTGGAAAGGCTGGGTATTTCTGGTGCTCGGCGGCTTCCTCGTCGGCTTCGGTACCCGCTACGCCGGCGGCTGCACCTCCGGCCACGCCATTTCGGGCCTCTCCAACCTGCAGTGGGTGTCGCTGGTGGCCGTCATCGGCTTCTTTGTGGGCGGCCTGCTGATGACCTGGGTGTTTTACCCGATGATGTTTTAA
- a CDS encoding rhodanese-like domain-containing protein: MSSLTLLLSFFAMFGLFQGASPAYKNLTPAQFSAALRQPGAVLLDVRRPDEFAGGHLPGAVNIDVTAPDFAQRVAALDKTKPTYVYCRSGARSANAAGQLTKSGFEHVSNLLGGVMDWPEKLVR; the protein is encoded by the coding sequence ATGTCTTCGCTCACCCTGCTGCTTTCCTTCTTTGCCATGTTTGGTCTCTTTCAAGGCGCTTCGCCCGCTTATAAAAACCTCACCCCTGCTCAATTCTCGGCGGCCCTGCGCCAGCCCGGCGCGGTGCTGCTCGACGTACGCCGCCCCGACGAGTTTGCCGGTGGCCACCTGCCCGGAGCCGTGAATATCGACGTCACCGCGCCCGACTTCGCCCAGCGCGTGGCCGCGCTGGACAAAACCAAGCCGACCTACGTGTACTGCCGTAGCGGCGCCCGCTCGGCCAACGCCGCCGGCCAGCTCACCAAGAGTGGTTTCGAGCACGTGTCCAACCTGCTCGGGGGCGTGATGGACTGGCCCGAAAAGCTGGTGCGCTAG
- a CDS encoding MBL fold metallo-hydrolase: protein MKIEQFEDKGLAHFSYAILSECAREIVLIDPARDPQPYYDYAKAHDAKIVSVIETHPHADFVSSHLEIAQQTGATIRVSKLLGADYNFEAFDEGDAFTVGKLTFRALNTPGHSPDSISIVVSREGKDEAVFTGDTLFIGDVGRPDLREKAGNMTAKREELAKQMYHSLRDKLMPLDGTVLVYPAHGAGSLCGKALSGANSSTIADEKFGNPMLRALTEEEFVKELLADQPFIPKYFGYDVALNKAGAPDYQPSVQQVKRLAAGTTLEAGVLVVDTRPEAEFKQGHVDGAINIQQGGKFETWLGSIVGPEESFYLVAADEATLEDLIRKTAKIGYEALIKGALVGTPATDATMPKMDVEQFRQHPEQYTIVDIRNATEHRDEPLFAGSLNIPLPELRERAQEIPTGKPVVVHCAGGYRSAAGSSIVADALPGTEVLDLSEAVKSFQSASAQH from the coding sequence ATGAAAATCGAACAGTTTGAAGACAAGGGCTTGGCCCATTTCTCCTACGCCATTCTGAGCGAGTGCGCTCGCGAAATCGTCCTTATCGACCCCGCCCGCGACCCGCAGCCCTACTACGACTACGCCAAGGCCCATGACGCGAAAATCGTCAGCGTCATCGAAACCCACCCCCACGCCGACTTTGTCTCCTCGCACCTGGAAATTGCCCAGCAAACCGGCGCAACCATCCGCGTGAGCAAGCTGCTCGGAGCCGATTATAATTTTGAGGCCTTTGACGAAGGCGACGCCTTTACCGTGGGCAAGCTCACCTTCCGCGCCCTGAACACGCCCGGTCACTCCCCGGATTCTATAAGCATCGTGGTCAGCCGCGAAGGCAAAGATGAAGCGGTATTTACCGGCGATACCCTCTTCATCGGCGATGTAGGCCGCCCCGACCTGCGCGAAAAAGCCGGCAACATGACGGCCAAGCGCGAGGAGCTGGCCAAACAGATGTACCACTCTCTGCGCGACAAGCTGATGCCGCTCGACGGGACGGTGCTGGTGTACCCCGCCCACGGCGCGGGCTCGCTCTGCGGCAAGGCCCTGAGCGGGGCCAACAGCAGCACCATCGCCGACGAGAAATTCGGCAACCCCATGCTGCGGGCCCTCACTGAAGAGGAGTTCGTGAAGGAGCTGCTCGCAGACCAGCCCTTCATCCCCAAATACTTCGGCTACGACGTGGCCCTGAACAAAGCCGGTGCGCCCGATTACCAGCCGAGCGTGCAGCAAGTGAAGCGCTTGGCTGCCGGCACGACTCTGGAGGCCGGCGTGCTGGTAGTGGATACCCGCCCGGAAGCCGAGTTCAAGCAGGGCCACGTCGACGGCGCCATTAATATCCAGCAAGGCGGCAAGTTCGAAACCTGGCTGGGCTCCATCGTGGGGCCGGAAGAATCGTTCTACCTGGTGGCGGCCGACGAGGCGACCCTGGAGGACCTGATCCGGAAAACGGCCAAGATTGGCTACGAGGCCCTCATCAAGGGGGCGCTGGTCGGCACCCCGGCGACCGACGCTACCATGCCGAAGATGGATGTGGAGCAGTTCCGCCAGCACCCCGAGCAGTACACCATCGTGGACATCCGCAACGCGACGGAGCACCGTGACGAGCCCCTGTTTGCCGGTTCGCTCAACATTCCGCTGCCCGAGCTGCGGGAGCGGGCCCAGGAAATTCCCACCGGCAAGCCCGTGGTGGTGCACTGCGCCGGCGGCTACCGCTCGGCGGCCGGCTCCAGCATCGTGGCCGATGCCCTGCCCGGCACCGAGGTGCTCGACCTGAGCGAGGCCGTCAAGTCCTTTCAGTCCGCCTCCGCTCAGCACTAA